In the Apis cerana isolate GH-2021 linkage group LG7, AcerK_1.0, whole genome shotgun sequence genome, TGCGAGGACCTATTCCGCACTTACCATgactttgataaaaaaaaaatcagttaTGATTGCATATATAGTTTTGAatcaataatatgatattaaattcacTGAGTATTGCAACATTTATAGAGCCTTAAAGAAagatgagaaaagaaaaaattggaacagTCCAATAAAGTGatcagaataataataataacgatttgtAAAATAAGTTCACTGCCACTTAAACGACTTGTGCTCCACAGAGAGCACCAATATTCCAAATGTGAATGTGTACAGTTATGTGAAAagtacttatataattatatttaaataatattaattagagtTACGTAAAACTAAATagcatgtaataatattaagaatgatatacatatgtaggatacagataaagaaaaaaaccatCGATTGCAAAACTTATATTccaaacaagaaaaatttatgtctattcatttttatattatatgtaaatgacacaaaaaataagtattttatctcgtaaaaattttattttttattgatataattctttttaacatttattttacgaaGAAGACTgtacttaatttatattatattttagttaaaatatgttacaagtattcaatgaaataaaaaattaaaatttaatttaaaaaaacactaaatttttagaatttacaaacaatttattatcatcgaatttgttcaaactatttattttatgtatcaaattttatatattttatataaattttatatttttttaaaaaaaaaatcatttcatattttcttcattttgtttttaatttatgtaatttcaagtttgtattaataaataataaacgcaaatatgtaatattgcaAACATggttttatttgcaattgtaTATATGCGTAGCACttgtctataatattttaattacttatgattaatgtatttaagctaaacagataaatttaaaagtgaaaGATCATACACAcatcttttaaaatctataaataaaaatatttactaagtAATATCattgttcttttatttatttaaacaggaagaagtatatataaatatttatcatatttttttatagattttatgaattttcatttttatagattttataccatatttaattaaatacattttataaaagaatgaaaatatattatttaatattattttatacaatttataaaatttttctttaaatacttATGGTTTACATTCTTGATGATAGGGTTCCAAAGTTCGAAAATCTCTCCATGTTGGAGGTAAAGCACTATGTAAATGTAAACCACAACGTTTACATGGATCACTAAATAAGTTATTCAAACTATAAAACCAagtctataaaataaaaaaatctatcagTATATAATCagttaaatctttaatatataatgtatattctataatgtatattattcaaagtGTTCATATTTTCTTACCATAAATGATCGAACAGCTAATTCAGGTAATGTAggagaataaaaatgtaacattGCAGCATGAGCATTTTCTGTTACTTTTCGAAAAACTTTATGTCTAGATTCTGTCCATAAATCCATAGTTTCTCCATAACCTTTAACTACTACCCATTCAATCATTAAACCTTTAAATGCTATAACTCCTTTCAAAACATGTCCTAATGTAACATGTAACACTGCATTTGATGCAAATGGTCGAGAGACAGATACTGTCATATCACTAAAAAGTCTATCAAATGTAGCTATTAAAGAATCTACTtgcctaaaaaaaaattgtaatttaaactatattatttataaataataaattataatttttaatattataatacaacttACTGTTGAGGAACATTATGATTACTTGTTTGAATTCTACCTCTTTTTGCTCTGCTAGTTGTATTGTATgatctttttaaagaattctgaCTAAGTATTGATTGAGCAACATTGCTATATTCATGAACTTTATCTGTCCATTTATAACTATTGACTAATGTACTATATAATGCTTGTCTTTCTTGTGTTGTTTCTTGACTAAGATATGTAGTACTTGCTAAATGAAATGCTCCTGGTGGTGGATTTAAACTACTTACAGCTTGTTCAACATctctaaacataaaaatatatatatttaatatatatcttcttaaaatatatatatttttaaaaagttaaaataaataataccttAGATTCACATTAACAGTTGTTAATAGCTCTTGTAATTcaagcaaatatttattttctttattttcttctccatGATCAGCACGTAATCCATTTCCCAAAGAATCAAATACTTGACCAACACTTGAACGCAAAACTTTAATTGCTGTCAATGCAGTTTGTaactgttgttgttgttgttgttgttccaTATTGTTTATAGttcttaatttctataaataaaatattactttaattttatgtatttatatatttattatatattaaatatgatttacttaatatatttattataataaagctttatatgatacaatatattaaaatataataacaacttaattttttaaaagattattaatgtttaaccttaaatattttacattcacaaataaaattttattacataaattattttactttataagatattttgaatttttattaaatatgtgtactgaatcgaaaattatttataaaaattataaaacttactCCGATTATGAAATTGTATGTACCACCTTATAAATGCAATAACAACAAAGTCACAAAAACCGCCATTTTTCAAGTCATAAACGATATaccataaatgatatataatatagatacaaataacattattataataataaaaacaataatattattagaatttctcaaataaatactttcttgtaatattttattttaatattttattgatatatatatatatatatatataaataaaaattttaattttataaatatatatatatatataaagttataatatattaaattatattatatttatattatatattaaatttattaaattcatttataaataatttgtaaataaaaatatattttataaattattataatatatacattataattttaaataattatataataataacaagaaaagaatatttatattataatttctattatttttatttctattatatttctttcttttttaaggaaaaactaggattttataatgttttaatataatgacaaaaattatatatattttagaccattaactttcatatatattttatgtaaaaacgCATGCGCTAATATGACAGATAGAAATTTGAGGTTGGAATAGTACAGAAAGAactgtcattttttttaattattttaatgtatatttttgtaatttaaaaacttgacATTAAAAGATGATGTCTGAAAGAGATTATGCACCTCTTAGTCCTGCTTGTGTACGTTCTCTTAATGACAAACTTTACGAGAAACGAAAAGCAGCAGCCTTGGAAATAGAAAAGTAAGGTTATACATTTTGTTTACTCttatttctacatttatttgtattatatttttatttattatatttattaattatattttattttagaatggtAAAGGAATTTGCTGCACACAATAATACTGTTCAAATTAAACGATTGTTAAAAGTGTTAGGTCAAGATCTTGCTACATCGCAAAATCCACATACACGAAAAGGTGGTTTGATAGGTTTAGCAGCAATAGCAGTAGGATTGGGAAAAGATACTGGTCAATATATAGAAGACTTAATTCATCCTATACTAGCTTGTTTCTGTGATTCTGACTTACGTGTAAGATATTATGCTTGTGaaagtttatataatgtaGTAAAAGTAGCAAGAGGAGCAGTATTGCCACAGTTTACAGATATTTTTGCAGCACTTAGTAAATTAGCATGTGACTCAGAACAATCAGTGAAAAATGCTACTGAGTTACTTGACAGACTAATGaaggtaattaaaatttataaaattaaaaatatatataatatgaagatatttctgttaaaaactctgttaaaaaatttcaggATATTGTAACAGAGAGTGGTTTATTTGATTTAGTTGGATTTATGCCTTTATTGAGAGAACGTATTTATACTAAAAATCCATTTGGTAGGCAATTTGTAATAGCATGGGTATCAGTCTTAGATGCTGTTCCTAATatggattttattatatttctaccTGAAATTCTTGATggtttatttagaatattagaaGATCCAAcacaagaaattaaaaaagttacagACACAGTCCTTGGTGAATTTTTGAGAAGTATAAAAGCTAATCCTGGAAGAGTAGATTTTCCtggaatgataaatattttaattacacatGCTCAAAGTACAGatgaattattacaattaacagCAATTACATGGATTAAGGAATTTGTACATTTATCAGGTCCTCTAATGCTTCCTTATATGTCTGGTATTCTTGTAGCAGTATTACCCTGTTTAGCATATGATGGAGATACCagaaaaagtattaaagaAACTGCAACACAAGTCAAtgtaaatttgatgaaattaataacaatgaagaataaagaaattgtaaataatgttaGTGAAACTAATGCTCAATCTCAAAAAGGTAAagttatagatttttaaaattataaaatatttaaataatggttAATAAtagttgtaaaaaaattgtttttttttttttagattctagTCAATCTTGTTCCTTAGCTGAAAGTTTAGATTTATCTAGTGTTGTCGAAgtgttaacaaaatatttaatgtgcATGTCAGTCCAAACAAAAGTTGCTGTTTTAAAGTGGATTcatcatttattcattaacattccacataaaatgtttaatcatattgaaaatttgttcccaattttaatgaaatctttAAGTGATAATTCAGATGAAGTGGTACAACAAACATTAGTTGTAATGGCCGAAATAATTAGTTCAAAATCACCTGAAGCAGCAATTACAGATTCAAAtgcaaaaatgcaaaataagtattttacaaaatttatcataaatttatta is a window encoding:
- the LOC107999417 gene encoding protein VAC14 homolog isoform X1, whose protein sequence is MMSERDYAPLSPACVRSLNDKLYEKRKAAALEIEKMVKEFAAHNNTVQIKRLLKVLGQDLATSQNPHTRKGGLIGLAAIAVGLGKDTGQYIEDLIHPILACFCDSDLRVRYYACESLYNVVKVARGAVLPQFTDIFAALSKLACDSEQSVKNATELLDRLMKDIVTESGLFDLVGFMPLLRERIYTKNPFGRQFVIAWVSVLDAVPNMDFIIFLPEILDGLFRILEDPTQEIKKVTDTVLGEFLRSIKANPGRVDFPGMINILITHAQSTDELLQLTAITWIKEFVHLSGPLMLPYMSGILVAVLPCLAYDGDTRKSIKETATQVNVNLMKLITMKNKEIVNNVSETNAQSQKDSSQSCSLAESLDLSSVVEVLTKYLMCMSVQTKVAVLKWIHHLFINIPHKMFNHIENLFPILMKSLSDNSDEVVQQTLVVMAEIISSKSPEAAITDSNAKMQNKYFTKFIINLLRIFSADRHLLEERGAFIIRELCILLSAEDIYKTLAKILLEESNLSFACTMIQTLNVILLTSSELFDLRNKLKDLDSLESCELFKCLYISWCHNPVATVALCFLSQHYEHACNIIRSFENIEVTVEFLTEIDKLVQLIESPIFTYLRLQLLEREENDALVYALYGLLMILPQSEAYATLQRRLAAIPPTTKSIPRTVSNPKPFKNIFDFSELLKHFHIIQEQHKEQKRKQRLTNLTEKNTNHADI
- the LOC107999417 gene encoding protein VAC14 homolog isoform X2; this translates as MMSERDYAPLSPACVRSLNDKLYEKRKAAALEIEKMVKEFAAHNNTVQIKRLLKVLGQDLATSQNPHTRKGGLIGLAAIAVGLGKDTGQYIEDLIHPILACFCDSDLRVRYYACESLYNVVKVARGAVLPQFTDIFAALSKLACDSEQSVKNATELLDRLMKDIVTESGLFDLVGFMPLLRERIYTKNPFGRQFVIAWVSVLDAVPNMDFIIFLPEILDGLFRILEDPTQEIKKVTDTVLGEFLRSIKANPGRVDFPGMINILITHAQSTDELLQLTAITWIKEFVHLSGPLMLPYMSGILVAVLPCLAYDGDTRKSIKETATQVNVNLMKLITMKNKEIVNNVSETNAQSQKDSSQSCSLAESLDLSSVVEVLTKYLMCMSVQTKVAVLKWIHHLFINIPHKMFNHIENLFPILMKSLSDNSDEVVQQTLVVMAEIISSKSPEAAITDSNAKMQNKYFTKFIINLLRIFSADRHLLEERGAFIIRELCILLSAEDIYKTLAKILLEESNLSFACTMIQTLNVILLTSSELFDLRNKLKDLDSLESCELFKCLYISWCHNPVATVALCFLSQHYEHACNIIRSFENIEVTVEFLTEIDKLVQLIESPIFTSFRKRRE
- the LOC107999255 gene encoding mediator of RNA polymerase II transcription subunit 27, with protein sequence MEQQQQQQQLQTALTAIKVLRSSVGQVFDSLGNGLRADHGEENKENKYLLELQELLTTVNVNLRDVEQAVSSLNPPPGAFHLASTTYLSQETTQERQALYSTLVNSYKWTDKVHEYSNVAQSILSQNSLKRSYNTTSRAKRGRIQTSNHNVPQQQVDSLIATFDRLFSDMTVSVSRPFASNAVLHVTLGHVLKGVIAFKGLMIEWVVVKGYGETMDLWTESRHKVFRKVTENAHAAMLHFYSPTLPELAVRSFMTWFYSLNNLFSDPCKRCGLHLHSALPPTWRDFRTLEPYHQECKP